Part of the Ferroacidibacillus organovorans genome is shown below.
AAAGCAGTCGAACTAATTTGCGAAACTCCTGAACCGCGTTTGCGGCTCCAAAAAAAGTAAGCCACAATCACTACGACCAGGATTACCCATGTATAATTCAATAAAATAACCTCCTCAATCTCGAATACGAGATAGGGTATTTATATACCTATTGGGGTATATGTGTCAAGTGAAGCAAGTCCCCTCTCTCTCCAATCTTTTCGTATTGACGCTGTACATGACAAGTTTATAATACCCTTAGAGGTATAGAATATCCTTATATAAAGGAGTGAATTATATGGAATATACAGATAAGATGTTCAACCGCCTTAAGCGCGTTGAGGGACAGATACGCGGCGTTTTGGAAATGATGGAAAAAGAAAGGGATTGCAAAGATGTCGTAACTCAACTCTCCGCCATTCGCAGCGCTGTCGATAAAGCGATCGCCGCGATTGTCGTTGATAATCTAGAGAAGTGTATTCGCAAGGAAATGGAGGATGAGATTACTACACACGATGCCGTGCAGCAGGCGATGAACCTGTTATTAAAGAGCAGATAGAGAATAAAGCCCCGTCACCGCTTCCGCGAGCGAGGCTTTATCCGCTGATCAACCAAGGCGATTAACCCAGTAACTTTTTAATAAGCGGAAGCTGCCCCCTGTGATGGGTCGCGTGCGCGATCGCATAACTGATGAGCTGACGCTTGTTGAGCTGCCCAATCCCAAGCTTCAATCCTGGTTCGGTCAACTCCTCCTCCGTCAGGTTTGAAAGTATTTGCTTTGCGTAGGGAAGTGACTCCGCCCACGCCTGTCGGATCACCTGCAAATCCCACTGCTCTGATTTAAAAGGATCACCCGGGTGAGTTTCAATCACTGCTCCTTCAAGACTTGACAAAAATTTCTTTTCGACACGAACGACGTGATCCAGCACCGATGCGACATTGTTGAAGTTGGGAAGCGGTCTTTTTAACCATTGATCATCTGTCAGTTCACTTACCATGTTATCAATACTCTCGTGGACAGCCGCGAGAAGTGCGTAAAGGTCAGATACCTCTTGAATCATGACGATCCCTCCTTATCTTTCCTATACTTTAAAGTGTGACAGTTTTTCTTGCAACGTCTCCGCCATGCGCGAGAGTTCCGTCGCTGACGCTGCGATATCTTCCATGGAAGCCAGCTGTTCTTGGGCTGCCTCCGAAACATTTCGCGTGCTAGTAAACGCCCCGGAGGTTAGATCCGACACAATTTTCATCGATTGGTTTGCGTCAAGTGTTCCCACGGACATGCGTTCCACAACCGACGAAACCTCCTCGATTTGCTGCGCCACCTCTTGGATTCCGCGTTGAATGTTTGTGAACGCCGCACCCGCTGTTTGCACATCGTTCATGCCGTTTTCGACCTTCTGCTGCACAGAGGATGTCAGTTCCACCGTGGCAGACATCTCTGTTTGAATGGAGTGGATGCGATCGGCAATCTGTTTGGATGACGCGGCCGACTCCTCAGCCAACTTCCTGACTTCTTCTGCAACCACCGCAAATCCTCTTCCGTACTCACCAGCCCGCGCAGCTTCAATTGCTGCATTTAACGCGAGCAGATTTGTTTGTCCAGAGATCTCGCTGATTACGCTGACAATCTCTCCAATATGCTGAGAGTGATTTTCAAGCGCGCTGACATTTGACGCGAGTTCGCGCACTTGGGACTGAATGCCAACCATTGCGTCATACACCTGTTGAATCGCAACCAATCCCTGATTAGAAAGTGCAGTGGCGTCAACCGATGTTGCGGCGGCACTCTTTGTGCGCTTAGAAATTTCTTGTGCAGACATGCCGATTTCTGAGATCGTGGACACTGCCGCGTGAGTGCTCGACGTTTGTTTTTCAGCGCCGGTCGCAACTTCCTGGATATTTTCAGCAATTCGTTCTGTCGCAACACTCGTTTGGGAAGCGTTTGCCATCAATTCTTGGGATGCCGCGACGACGTGTTGTGCGCTGTCGCTCACGCTGATTAATACCTCGCGCAGGCGATTGACCATTTCATTGTACGATTCTGCGAGGACACCGATTTCATCTTTATTTTTCACGTGAAGTGCCTCAACGCTGAAGTCTCCGTCCGAGATCTGATGAACCCGTTTGGCGATGAGGGAGAGCGGCCTTAGGAGGATATAGGTAAAAAACATGATGCCAAGCGCGAAAAGGACAATAATCACACCGCCAAAAAGAATGATTCGTTCTTGACTCATTGCATCCGTCAAGGTATTCACAGTGTTTTGCTCAACGATGGTTTTTCCTATGGCCTCAAGACGGTTCAAATCCGAGGTAAGCGCGTTTGATACCGCGCTGTTGGTAATGAACATAATCTGTTGGGCCGCTTTGTGATCCGTGGCATTCAGTTTTTCGACTTGGGAGAAGTACCCTTCATAACGGTTCGCATCTTGCATAGCGTGACGCAATAACGTTTGATCATTCGCCTTCGTCATCAACGGAGCGAGATCTTGCAAGGATTGGTTGAGACTGCCCTCGGCCGCCTTGATTTGATTGAAAGTGGCTTGACTGAGTGACTGATCGCCATAACCTTGCAAACCTACCCACATATTGGATTGATCATCCATCGTTAGAAATGAAGTATTGGCTCGATGTGAGTATTGATTGATGCGCATACCTGTATCGCGAAGGGTATTGGTCGCCTGAATAACCCTTTGCGAATGTTGAAACGACACGACAATCATGATAACTACGGCAAGGACAATAACGCCAAGCAACACCATAAGCTTGCCTACAAAACTATGACGGATTTGATTCACGTTATGAAACCCCTTACTTTATATTTACAATAGGTATAGAGCAAACATAACATACGGGCGCATGCGGCACAATTAAATTCGACATAATACAACAGCGTTCGACAAATCCGCAAACTTAACTACCCGATTCGACGTCATCTGCCGAGCGTTTTCCTGCTTTTTACGTAACATGTTTGAATCTACGCGAAGTCCACGCGGTGACTTCACCCTTTACTTTCTCACCCTTGCGTCAAACACATCTTACTGTATAATGCAGTATGTAGACACAATACCTACGGGGGTGTTTCAATGGAAATCAAAGATGCAAAACAGGCGATCATTCAAGCTGCCGTTTCACTGCGGGATTCCGGCCTGATGTTCCGCGGCCACCACGCCAACCTCTCTGCTCGTCTCAGTGACGATACCATGCTTATGACACGCGGCGGAAACGTTGCCAACCTCGACGAGGACAGCTTCGCTGTCATTCGAACTGACGGCACCGTTCTTGAAGGTGAAGTCATGCCTACACAGGCAGAAATCATTCAGATGCACGCTGCCGTTTACCGAGCGCGCAAAGCGGTAGGGGGAATCATCCACACCCACGCACCACACGCAACCGCATTTGCGCTTGCGCACGAACCTATTCCAGTTGTCTATGAACCTCTCATGCGTTTTGGCGTGACCGAGCCTACACCTGTGATTCCGTGGGCGCCCCGAGGTTCTGATGCTTCAGTGCGCGGTATTGTCAATGCGATTGAACAGAATCCAGGTGTTTCAGCAGTTTTATTGGCCAACCACGGCGTACTCGCCTTTAGCCAAACGCCTTCCGAAACCGCCCAACTCCTGGCGACGCTTGATGAAGCGGCTGAATTGATTCTTTACGCCCGCCAAATTGGCGGAGAAAAGCCGCTGCCAGCGCAAGCCTTTAAGCAGATTGAAGAACGCAAGCGTGAATTCGCATCGGCTGCCAAAGCCTAATTTGACCTCGACACTCATCTCACGAAAAAACGGGATCGTGCGTTGACAGAGCGCGCAATCCCGTTTTTTTTTTTTGCAATTTCTTCATATGGCGCACGAACAACATATTTTCTTAAAGAGTTACCCACTGGCCAATTCACGAGCAATGGGCGTAGAGTAGTGTCCGTTATTATGTGTAAAAGTGCGTAGGCTCGAGACTGCGCACTGGCTCTATCAAATAAGATGAGCCATTCGGTTTCCTCTGGTAGAATGGGTGTGTCAAGTACTCACTCACAGAAGGAGAATCCAAAGGGCTCAACCTCAGTTTACGATAAATCTCGATCTTTTGCAGTCCCTTTTTCAAAGTGATCAGGGATTGCCGCTTCTCTTACAGCATGTGTTGAATCAGATCTTGCAGATGCAAGCCAGCGAGCAGCTTCAAGCAGAGCCTTATGAACGTTCGGAGGACCGCACCGATCATCGCAACGGAAACTATACTCGATCGCTTACGACGCGCGTCGGCACCTTGAAACTTCACGTTCCGCGCCTTCGCAACGGGCAGTTTTCTACCGAACTGTTTTCACGGTATCAGCGTTCCGAACAGGCGCTGATCCTGAGCCTTATGGAGATGGTGGTGCAAGGCGTTTCGACGCGTAAAGTGACAGAAATCACGGAAGAACTGTGTGGCACCTCCTTTTCCAAGTCGACGGTGTCGGATCTATGCAAGCGCCTTGATCCGGTGGTGCAAAGCTTCAATGAGCGTGACTTGTCAGAGCGAACGTATCCGTTTGTATTGGTGGACGCGATCGTCCTCAAAGTGCGAGAAAATCGACGGATTCGGCAAATGAGCATGATGGTTGCCGTCGGCGTCAATGATCAAGGGTTTCGGGAAATCCTCGGTCTGCGTGTTGGCGATAAGGAGTCGTATGCGAATTGGCATGACTTCTTTGGGTGGCTTAAACAGCGGCAACTGCGGGGTGTCGATCTTGTCGTATCGGACAGTCACGCGGGGCTTGTTCAGGCGGTTCAAACGCAATTCATCGGATGCACCTGGCAACGCTGCCAAACGCATTTTACGCGCAATATCCTTGATCAGGCGCCTAAGACGCTGATGTCTGAAATTCAGCAGCAGGTACGGGCGATTCTAACGGCGCCTGACGAGGAGACAGCAAGGACGCTGTTAAACCGTGTGCTCGAAGAATACGGCGAGAAGGCACCCAAGGCGGTCAAGGTGTTGGAAGAGGGGTTTGAGGATGCAACGGCAGTATTAGCGTTGCCCGAACCGTTGCGTCGGAAGTTGCGGACGACGAACAGCGTGGAACGGTTAAACGAGGAGATTCGCCGTCGTGAGCGAGTCATTCGCATCTTTCCCAATCGAGAGTCTGCGCTTCGTTTGCTAGGAGCGTTACTGATGGAGATTGATGAGGGATGGTCGTCCCATCGAAAATACCTCGACATGGATGGATATGCTTCGTGGTGCAAAGAGCAGCAGGAGAAAT
Proteins encoded:
- a CDS encoding metal-sensitive transcriptional regulator; amino-acid sequence: MEYTDKMFNRLKRVEGQIRGVLEMMEKERDCKDVVTQLSAIRSAVDKAIAAIVVDNLEKCIRKEMEDEITTHDAVQQAMNLLLKSR
- a CDS encoding DinB family protein, producing MIQEVSDLYALLAAVHESIDNMVSELTDDQWLKRPLPNFNNVASVLDHVVRVEKKFLSSLEGAVIETHPGDPFKSEQWDLQVIRQAWAESLPYAKQILSNLTEEELTEPGLKLGIGQLNKRQLISYAIAHATHHRGQLPLIKKLLG
- a CDS encoding methyl-accepting chemotaxis protein; protein product: MNQIRHSFVGKLMVLLGVIVLAVVIMIVVSFQHSQRVIQATNTLRDTGMRINQYSHRANTSFLTMDDQSNMWVGLQGYGDQSLSQATFNQIKAAEGSLNQSLQDLAPLMTKANDQTLLRHAMQDANRYEGYFSQVEKLNATDHKAAQQIMFITNSAVSNALTSDLNRLEAIGKTIVEQNTVNTLTDAMSQERIILFGGVIIVLFALGIMFFTYILLRPLSLIAKRVHQISDGDFSVEALHVKNKDEIGVLAESYNEMVNRLREVLISVSDSAQHVVAASQELMANASQTSVATERIAENIQEVATGAEKQTSSTHAAVSTISEIGMSAQEISKRTKSAAATSVDATALSNQGLVAIQQVYDAMVGIQSQVRELASNVSALENHSQHIGEIVSVISEISGQTNLLALNAAIEAARAGEYGRGFAVVAEEVRKLAEESAASSKQIADRIHSIQTEMSATVELTSSVQQKVENGMNDVQTAGAAFTNIQRGIQEVAQQIEEVSSVVERMSVGTLDANQSMKIVSDLTSGAFTSTRNVSEAAQEQLASMEDIAASATELSRMAETLQEKLSHFKV
- a CDS encoding class II aldolase/adducin family protein produces the protein MEIKDAKQAIIQAAVSLRDSGLMFRGHHANLSARLSDDTMLMTRGGNVANLDEDSFAVIRTDGTVLEGEVMPTQAEIIQMHAAVYRARKAVGGIIHTHAPHATAFALAHEPIPVVYEPLMRFGVTEPTPVIPWAPRGSDASVRGIVNAIEQNPGVSAVLLANHGVLAFSQTPSETAQLLATLDEAAELILYARQIGGEKPLPAQAFKQIEERKREFASAAKA
- a CDS encoding IS256 family transposase — its product is MQRAQPQFTINLDLLQSLFQSDQGLPLLLQHVLNQILQMQASEQLQAEPYERSEDRTDHRNGNYTRSLTTRVGTLKLHVPRLRNGQFSTELFSRYQRSEQALILSLMEMVVQGVSTRKVTEITEELCGTSFSKSTVSDLCKRLDPVVQSFNERDLSERTYPFVLVDAIVLKVRENRRIRQMSMMVAVGVNDQGFREILGLRVGDKESYANWHDFFGWLKQRQLRGVDLVVSDSHAGLVQAVQTQFIGCTWQRCQTHFTRNILDQAPKTLMSEIQQQVRAILTAPDEETARTLLNRVLEEYGEKAPKAVKVLEEGFEDATAVLALPEPLRRKLRTTNSVERLNEEIRRRERVIRIFPNRESALRLLGALLMEIDEGWSSHRKYLDMDGYASWCKEQQEKWRQKVEAEAS